From the Neoarius graeffei isolate fNeoGra1 chromosome 1, fNeoGra1.pri, whole genome shotgun sequence genome, one window contains:
- the LOC132887165 gene encoding uncharacterized protein LOC132887165, whose product MQRFSTQQALEMILDGADPGESDGEDINLQVDSDSELSQSSDEESAPQPTKRARLATDVAETAKDGTVWHEEQVGTGPHFTPPTPYSTDGEPTAKARRSITSRLQSFLCFITLDMLGIIRDCTIQHAKQTEHVDWFMGIPELMAFISITIMRGIIKVPSLHDCWSKNLGNPHIIETMSRGRFKNIMHHLRFDDRDTRSERVQTDRFAAISNIWGLFVTNCITSYIPGQHITIDEQLFPCKTRCCFLQYIATKPDKFGIKFWVACDLKTKYVCNILPYLGKDPTRPRGERVSESVVMRLMEPFLDKGRNVTTDNFFTSLSLAKRLLSRNSTILGTVNRIRQEIPPSTRQMHRDEFTTQVFSSTGATLTVYAPKRKKTVYVLSSMHSTIQTQETAKKKPNTITLYNTTKCGVDIMDQMVREYTVRAGTRRWPISVFYNMIDIAALNAHVLYQLCTGRKERRVDFLFELARELAHSHVGMKKVQKEQLLRQQPSTPQFGQRAKCQAKIKCKDNRATVRCVGCYKYTCGKCRKEQWLCQNCE is encoded by the exons atgcagagattcagcactcaacaggcattggaaatgatcctggatggagctgACCCTGGCGAATCGGATGGAGAAGACATCAATCTCCAGGTGGATTCAGACTCCGAGCTGTCTCAGTCTTCAG ATGAGGAGAGTGCTCCCCAACCAACAAAGAGAGCTCGGCTAGCGACTGATGTGGCAGAGACTGCAAAAGATGGCACAGTATGGCATGAAGAACAGGTGGGAACGGGTCCACATTTCACCCCACCAACGCCATACAGCACAGATGGAGAGCCAACCGCTAAGGCCAGGAGGTCAATCACAAGTCGCCTTCAGAGCTTCCTTTGTTTCATCACTCTGGACATGCTTGGCATCATACGAGACTGTACAATTCAACATGCGAAGCAAACTGAGCATGTGGATTGGTTCATGGGCATACCTGAACTAATGGCATTTATTTCCATCACCATCATGAGGGGAATCATCAAGGTGCCATCACTGCATGACTGCTGGTCGAAAAACCTGGGAAACCCACACATCATCGAAACCATGTCCCGAGGGCGTTTCAAAAACATCATGCATCACCTGCGCTTTGATGACAGAGACACCCGCAGCGAGCGAGTACAGACTGATAGGTTTGCTGCAATTTCAAACATATGGGGATTGTTTGTCACCAACTGCATCACATCCTACATCCCTGGTCAACACATCACCATTGACGAACAACTTTTCCCGTGCAAGACTCGCTGCTGTTTCCTACAGTACATTGCAACTAAACCAGACAAGTTTGGTATCAAGTTTTGGGTGGCGTGTGACTTGAAAACCAAATACGTCTGCAACATCCTCCCATATCTTGGCAAGGACCCCACTCGGCCTCGTGGGGAGAGAGTGTCTGAGAGTGTAGTCATGAGGCTGATGGAACCATTCTTGGACAAGGGCAGAAATGTTACCACAGACAATTTCTTTACATCACTGTCACTTGCAAAACGACTACTTAGCCGGAATTCAACCATCCTCGGCACAGTCAACAGGATTCGCCAAGAAATTCCACCATCAACTCGACAGATGCACCGCGATGAATTTACCACCCAGGTATTTTCATCCACTGGTGCCACACTGACTGTGTATGCGCCCAAGCGGAAGAAGACAGTATATGTTCTCAGCAGCATGCACAGCACGATTCAGACACAGGAAACCGCCAAAAAGAAGCCAAACACCATCACACTCTACAACACAACAAAGTGCGGCGTCGATATCATGGACCAGATGGTGCGGGAATACACTGTCCGCGCAGGAACAAGGCGCTGGCCAATATCAGTGTTCTACAACATGATAGACATTGCAGCACTGAATGCCCACGTGCTCTATCAATTATGCACTGGgagaaaggaaagacgggtggattTCCTGTTTGAACTGGCAAGAGAGTTGGCTCACTCCCACGTGGGTATGAAAAAGGTCCAAAAGGAGCAATTGCTTCGGCAACAACCCTCCACACCACAATTCGGACAAAGAGCCAAGTGTCAGGCTAAAATCAAATGCAAGGACAATCGTGCAACTGTGCGCTGTGTTGGCTGTTATAAATATACATGTGGGAAATGCAGAAAGGAGCAATGGCTGTGCCAGAATTGTGAGTGA